A section of the Pseudomonas tritici genome encodes:
- a CDS encoding PilZ domain-containing protein, translating into MGRFLPHPDDVAVELIQRPSPAIPRQRLHTIGLGGVACDWPRAWREGTAVDLHIPSLGASARYPGYVAWCRKVENGYRVGVSFTDEHALFGARMGEQACRIERYCRQHEDAEPTAQQFEALAREWVSRHACEFSHEAFVAPALD; encoded by the coding sequence ATGGGTCGTTTTTTACCTCACCCTGATGATGTCGCTGTCGAGTTAATCCAACGCCCCTCTCCTGCCATCCCCCGCCAACGCCTGCACACTATCGGCCTGGGCGGTGTTGCCTGCGATTGGCCACGCGCCTGGCGCGAGGGCACGGCGGTTGATCTGCACATCCCTTCCTTGGGCGCCAGCGCGCGTTATCCGGGCTATGTGGCGTGGTGCCGCAAGGTGGAAAACGGCTACCGCGTCGGTGTCTCGTTTACCGATGAACATGCACTGTTCGGTGCGCGAATGGGTGAGCAAGCATGCCGGATAGAGCGCTATTGCCGCCAGCACGAAGACGCAGAACCCACCGCCCAGCAATTCGAAGCATTGGCCCGCGAGTGGGTATCGCGCCATGCCTGCGAGTTCTCTCATGAGGCGTTTGTGGCGCCAGCGCTGGATTAA